From the Pseudomonadota bacterium genome, the window CTGCGAGCTCACCACGCCCATGGCGTCAGAGCATCTGCGCCTGATGCAGCGCTGCGGCTTCCTGCGCAGCGACAGAGACGGGCGGCATGTGTACTACCGCGTGATCGAGCCGCATCTCTCGAGCATCATGGCGTGCATCGAAGCGCGTTTCGATGCGCCCGCCGAGGCTGCGTCATAAGTCACATCCATTCTCATCCCCCGATTCACATCTGAGGAGATCCACACTCATGAGCGTCCAGACCATCACCGCCAGCGCCCTTCGAACGGTGCTCGAGAACCAGCCTGATGTCGATCTCATCGACGTTCGCACCCCGTCTGAGTTCGCGGCCATCAGCCGCTCTACGTCATCTGCCGATCGGGCGGGCGCAGCCGTCAGGCATGCGAGAAGCTGCAGGCGGCCGGATTCGGAGAGGTCATCAGCGTCGAGGGGGGAACGCAGGCCTGTGAGCAGGCGAATCTCCCTCTCACTCGAAGCGATATCAAGGTCATCTCGCTCGAGCGGCAGGTGCGCATCGCCGCAGGCCTGCTCGTCGTGACGGGGCTGCTCGTCGGCGAGCTCGTGAACCCGTGGGGTCGAGGGCTCTCCGCGTTCGTGGGATGCGGCCTGATCTTTTCCGGCATCACCGATACCTGCGGCATGGGTCTGATGCTGGCCCGCATGCCGTGGAACAAGCAGGCGGGCGCCTGCCAGCGCAGCTAGGTCGTCTTCACAGAGCAACCGGAACGCTGCGACCGGCAGGTGGGCGTATGGCTCTGGCGCTTCTTGCGGAAGAATTGATGGTGTGTGGCGTGCGCGCCACGTTCACTGATTTGAGGAGGAATGTCTGATGTTCTTCAAGCAGTACTATCTGTCGTGCCTGGCGCACGCATCGTACATGATTGCCGACGAGGCCACGCATCAGGCCGCGGTGGTCGATCCGCAGCGCGATATCGATCAGTACCTCGAAGACGCAAAGGCCCACGGGTTCGAGATCCGCTACGTGATTCTCACCCACTTCCACGCCGACTTCCTGGCGGGTCATCTCGATCTGCGCAATCGCGTGGGGGCGAAGATCGTTCTGGGCGCGCGCGCGAAGGCCGATTTCGAGTTCCGCGCGGTGACCGACGGCGACA encodes:
- a CDS encoding ArsR family transcriptional regulator, which produces MSVHVTHLTDLERLAQAAECLRVLAHPLRLRMVQMLLRGRYTVSELAEACELTTPMASEHLRLMQRCGFLRSDRDGRHVYYRVIEPHLSSIMACIEARFDAPAEAAS
- a CDS encoding DUF2892 domain-containing protein, with the protein product MCRSGGRSRQACEKLQAAGFGEVISVEGGTQACEQANLPLTRSDIKVISLERQVRIAAGLLVVTGLLVGELVNPWGRGLSAFVGCGLIFSGITDTCGMGLMLARMPWNKQAGACQRS